The sequence tccaatagtctagttgcgttagACTCTGTCTGTGTTATAGTaattttccaaaatcaggcagTTTTACGCGCCaacgaagttttacttggacgtttcttttttctaacgctagatggcttttgataatttgcagctgtcaaaacagtcagatTCAGTTACTTTGAGCATCTCTTTTtacatttattggcagttattttgttgaaatatttagaaataactaacgattactattccagaaacaaagctcacttgttaaattttcgatcgttgctttttttttctacttccggttttcacatttcagtcagtagttcagtaaatattcattcgaggtacaaaagaaccacatattcgtgatcctcttcaaatttgtggtaaagttcatgttattttttttacgtattcgtacttccggttttgaaaattttcctgaactatagttcaggaaaaatctcgattttggccaaattttggatttcgtttgaaACACACTTAattgaccccaaatttcatggagatcacgaatatgtggtttaatttaacgacagctcaatggttgcggcggtgtggttacttccggtattcttccggaatttttaaaaaaatactaacaagtgagctttgttctttgtacagttttcaattttgcaagcttgattttaagtttaaaaattgcatttttaaatctttgagctaaaaaaccaGATCAATTTGCCTatttgtattatgtaactttttttggcatgtctcctaataagaatttttttgtctttattcaggtaatgcagaggagacgtcgagaagatgaattttctcatctttcacAATCGTCACCGGTCTCTGTCGGATGTTGCCCCTGCTCCTGGTGCGAACGAAACTCGGTGGAATCGCGACCGATACCGAGAtcatcaacgtggatcatcgtattgttggtattatttcgtttgtgttagttaacccgttggttgccacgcctttgttcttccctgcacgggccgcgctgttcggtctcgtggtttacaagccgcggggtcggagagTCGCCAAGTCCAAAATTTGCCGTAAGGCAAGCCTGTTTCAGGCAATGCACcttagtccccccccccttgtcagcacggacttgtcagcaatggcaagtcccactttggtcatggatccttcagacgtggcgcgtagtgTAGTAGAgtgcaacctacgggttgtatggcgtggcagccaacgggttaacttaagtgtatgtatgtatgtatatgtgtatgtgactgtaaaatgtggtggaattgtgggtggaggtgggacattataacacaattctttttataagttttttcttcattgtttCTTAATTTGTACCAAGCTTTGTTTAGGAattgtttcaatatttttctctcaacttcaaagtctTTCATTTATACAAAGTTCATCCACTTGCCTTTTACTTATAAGACTTACCAAAATCAGCAGTTACAAGTTTCTTTCGTAACATCCTCAAAACACAAGAACATGTCTGTATGCAGATCGACCAAGGCAATAGTCACCTCCAAAATATGAAACAGACATATCACAGCGCAGGATACTGTCCCTGAAGAAGTCCAACACCAATAGACACCTGTCAAAATGACGACAGGCTTGAAGTTACTACCAAAAGTTTTACAAAAGAATTACCCGcattagaatttttattttctcattaaagTTCAACCATTAATTCCCAGTGACCAATGACCATGAAGACAACcgacaaatataaataaaatcaaatggaaatttcgGCTCTATCATTTAGGAACCTCCATATAGCAAGTTGCGGAAGCAAGAAgtttgtggtgtaatactctgctgccttggtggtgtagtacttgggagcctcggtataGTAGCTGAGGGCAGCGTGGGTTGTAGCGTAATATGCGATCGGTGTAAAAggctggggcagcatacgcGGTGGAGTTGTACTCCGCACCCTTATTGGTGTAGTAatccgctcccttcgtggtgtaactcggggcagttATACTTTGggtcttcggtgtagtagttcGGGACATCATAAGTTGTGGTTTAATACTCTagggccttggtggtgtagcatCCGGTAGTTGCACATGTTGTTGAGTAGTAAGCCGCATTGCGGTTTagtatccgccatacccacGAGACATCGGGACACCAGTGGGCGACCCAAACATTAAGCATAATACAACCAACAGTAGCACGACACTATTGTTGATCAAAcggtaaaaaatttgaaaatcaatttccaatatTAAATGGCatgttaacaaaaaaaaaataataaaatgatacTAATCTTCATGtagaaacagaatatttaccattTGCCATTTGGTTGTATTGTAATACCCGGTGACCTTAGTGTAGTTAACAGGAGCCTCAGTTTGatagtagcttggagcagagtaatacttgggttCCTCAGTGTAGTAAACTTAAAGCATCCTTGGTATAGTATTTCAGTTCAACGTAGCATGATGGAGCAGCTCCTGTGTTGTAATCCTGGGCTACGTAGTACTTCGCCGCATCAGTTGTGCTTGTGTAGTTCGAGGCAGATTAGAACTTGTGCggttcggtgtagtactcgaccGCTGTGGTATTGAAATAagttggagcctcggtgtagtaggctggGGCAGATTACTCggttgtgtagtactcgggaacATCAGTAATGCAGTACTCAGGAGCCTTGGTGATGTAACTCAGGGCAGCGTAATTTGTAGCGTAAATCTTGAGCCTTGGTGCTATAGCACTTGGGGGCCTCGGCGTAGTTCGTAGATGTTGCGTATCTAGacgttgttgtgtagtaaggcggtGACGTGGTGTAGTAGTATTTCGCTGCTGTTGCTTGGTATCCACCATGTTCAGGAGACATCGGTGCACCCGTGGTCGACCCAACCATTAACGATATAACACCAAACAGCAGCACGGCGCCAATCGTAAACTATAAGGTAAACGATGTGAACATTAATTATCGAATATAATTGGTTATATCAACTGAAAACAAGATAAAGTTGATTCACAactcgacaaaaaaattaatgattttacccatgattgcgaattGCATGGTTGTACaatgaagaaacaaagaaaggaGTTGGGAACAAATTTtgcgctgcagttgttgccgtgttggagatactcactcgactgatccctgtcgtcttttctctctccttttatacgaattTTTCTCACCCCctcctcttaagccttgcggttattttaccttcttgataatgatgaaaaacttccagttctcacccaacctctacaccactgcatgacacgttttacgtaatgatctccatgaccttcgattgaaatgcaaactggcctttccttctttaggttgacgttgctggggatgggtctacaaaaagtcaaaaaccaatatcaaaatgaataccaaatagctttgcggctattgtacctgctttgataatgatgaaacacgtgtCATTCTCACCTAACCTCTACACCATCGCATgccagttttacgtaatgtttcTCCTGACCTTCAAGCGAGAAGGACATCCTGTCTGGACAAACTGGCCGACCTGTCTGCAGGTTGACTTGCATGCAAAAATCACAACGAAGATATGCAAAAAATTTTACGAATCTAAAACTCCTCACATATGTTTGACTGCAAAATTACCTCGAGTATTCCCTCAAAGTCAAAGTATTCGTCAGAGTAGTAGTAAGTAATAGTATTATATATTATCATATTATCCCATAGTTGAATAGATTATCGATCTAGAAATGAAACAGTTATTTATTGTGATGCAAGTCGCGACATTTTTTAGGTCCACTATTTCGTATAgggcgaaaataaaaatattaaaaaatgtacTGTACAGATGGCAGTGAGCAAACTGGGCTACTACATTCAGCCTAGTCCCAGCTAATCATACAATCATAGTGTTAAAATTGACGTGATGGCAAGTTAAATACGTTCGAGACTCGGTACAATGGTACATATTGGGTGGACAAAAAATGGCGAGTCAGTtacgaagaaaataaatcgaGTAAATAAAACAAGTTAAAAATCCTCTTTTCACGTCTCGAGAAAAATCGCCTTGGCTTTACCGACCGAATTGGTTTTCTTTCGGTTTCTTCTCTTATTCTCACCGGATGACGACGACAAACGAAGTTCACAATTGGATCCGGCAAAACCTGCCCGACAAAGACATATTCCAGGTCCAATGCATTTGCCACCTCGTCGACATTTCGGTTTGCACACAGCTGGggggaaattaaaataaataaaaattaattcaatgtcttttacttttaaatGACGAAGGATATTACCTTTTTGACACCTCGATCCTTGATAATCATCCGGACAAGTACATTTACCCGGCGACGAGCAAATCCCTCCGTTCAAACAAGGCAGTGCACATATTGCTTCGAAAGATAAAACGTGGTTAAAAATTACAAGTTCATTCTTTGTAAGAATTGACCAAAAACATACCAGTCTCACACCGAGTGCCTGTCCAGCCTTTCTTACAGGAACACACTTTACGGCGGCTGCAGTGTCCACCGTTGAGGCAACTCGGATGGCAAGTCGGTGCATTCCACTGGCACTGTCGTCCTACAAAGCCTTCGGGGCATAGGCAACGATTCCGTCTCAGACACTTTCCTCCGTTGCGACAAGGAATGGTGCATCcatctagaaaagaaaatatacatGGTACAAAAACGGAATTACTTTTTCATTACATCAATAAAGTTCACCTTGTTTGATAGAAGTTTCGTTTGGTTTGGAAAAAACTGGCgacaaatcattttcaatggcGGAATCATCCGTTTGGTCGCAGTGGGGGCCTTTAAAACCGGGCAAACAGTCGCAAACGTAGCCGTCGACTTCGTTGAGGCACAGTCCATCACGGCAAGGATTGGGATCGCAGAAATCGATTCGAATGCCACAGTCGGGCCCAGTAAATCCCTCCCGACATTGGCAGCGATAGGTGGGATCGATTTGATTGGAGGTGATAAAGTCGTCGGGTGGATTGCGACAGGCACCTCCATTGAGACAGGGACAGGGCAGGACATCGACGTGCAGGTGGAAATGAACTGGATGATTACACTGGTCGGAAACGGTGAGAGCGAACGTTTCGTGGTTGAACGGCGACAGTGCGTTGGAGACGGCCTTCCAGCGGAAAACTCCTTCTTTGGTCACTTGGGCATCCGAGAGCGGATCCACCAGCCGGAAATGAAGCGGATCTATATCGGTGGCGTGGATGACATACTCGAGCATCTGTCCGTCATAGGCTGTCGTTTTCAGACGGTTTGAAACGACCGGCGGTTGGTTGTTGGGATTAATGCTCCACGATTGAGGGTGATCCAGATCGCAGCTCTGACAGGCGTTGTGCGGATTGACTTCACCGTCCGGATAGCAAGAATTGTCCAGGTAGCAGACGTCTTCCCGGTCACCACATAAAGGCCAGCTATCTTTCTTGGCTGGACACGACCGGCAACCCGAGTGGTAGACGGTCAGTTTGCTACTCGGGGCGCTGTAACGGAGCCCGTCGTTGCTGACGCGAATTTCCAGGTGCAACTCCTCGCTGACATCGTCCAGCACGTAGCGACGGTTCGACCCGCTCACCAGCAAGTGGCAAATAATCCGATCGTGATCGATAAACTGGGCAGACGATGGGATAGAGCGGTTGTTGTAACTGCTCCGTTGCCAACTGGACCCGTCGTAGCGACCCGGTTGAATCTGACAGTTTAAACGCGACGAATCAATGAATCCACTGCCAAAGATTTCGATTTTCCGGCAGTCGCTGGCTCGGAGATCGCACAGTCCGTCGCCACTGCCAATTTTCTCAACTCTCGGAGGAGTGTCTGATCAAGAAAAACcacatttaattgaattgaataatcatagaaaataaaaagactttATACCATCCATCAGACTGCAATCGCTTCCGTAAAACCCTGGCTGACAAACGCACCCGTACGGTAGACAGACACCTTGATGAGAGCAGCGGTTGGGACAGTTTAGAGCCTCGACGATGACTGGCGGAATGACAGGTCGCCCAAGAAGATTTCGTGGCCAGTCGGAAGCTCGCCGATAAGTGGCTTCCACTTCACATTGATCCTCCAATAGACCCAGCGACTCCTGAGCCCAAGTGGGGTCCTCGTTGCGGCTTACATCTGGGCAAACAACAGAATAGCAATGAATGGCTATAAaacgaagtaaaaaaagaatagaatcaGACGAACCTTCCACGCAAATCTGGATGGCTTTCATGATGAAATTGCCGACGAGGTATTGGCCGCATTCGAGTGCCACTGTCGAGTTGACCAGGAAATTGGAACAGTAAAGGGTGacctcttcttcgtcgttCCAGGAATCAAGACCGCCGCCCAATTTAATTGAAGCATCTCGACGGATTCGGCCGTGAGCTACTGTCCAGTGAATATCCCTTCCAAGATTGGTGCCGCCGCTGCTACTGGAACTCTTGGAGGAGGACCAGGTGAGATCGACTGCTGGCGGATGTTGCTGAATCCGGCCATCGTTTTCCTCCACGGAAGCCGAATCCCTTTGCGGAGTGTCAATCAGGTTGAAACTGTTGATTGTGTCGTCATCAACTTCCAGGCGGACTTGATCGCTAATGTCCAGGTAGTTGAAAAAAGTAGTCCACTCGACGACCGACTGCGGCTGTTGGCAGGTGGATGGGCAATCTTCCAGGGTAGGATCGCATCTATGCAAATAAATGGCAAATATTTAAAGAGGTAACGAATGTTATTAAACTGTCGTTTACTTTAGATTGTTGTTGACCACTGCGTTCGAGAGATAGGCGTCCTCAAATGGTCTGCAAGCACAAAACTCATCCGGAAGTGATATTGGGAATGATTTCTGCTTCGTTTCAATGGAATCCGTGAAGCGGATGCTGTTGTCGGGGTTGCAGAGTCCACTAATTGTGTCAATTAATTCTTCAGGCTCTTGGCCAGCGTCCACAACCGACACAGACATTCCCCACTCCTCCGTCCGGATGCGGACTTTTCCTCCGTGTTCCAGCACCACCTACCATCaagaattcaaatcaaattctatTGGTTGGGGGGAAATTATAATGATGAAGGTTCGATATTGTTACCGTTATGAGTTTTCCTTGTCGAGATTCCAGGACCTTAAATTTCTCTTTCCGGCTGTTAGGAACGGTTCCAGTCAAAGACATTTTCGG comes from Daphnia pulicaria isolate SC F1-1A chromosome 11, SC_F0-13Bv2, whole genome shotgun sequence and encodes:
- the LOC124315102 gene encoding von Willebrand factor D and EGF domain-containing protein-like isoform X1, whose translation is MMTSCCSWVPTSLVAILILLTSNQASCQDADPCDDHQVLDDFRRSPLYQPQTPRDVLCDRQLNVGWYRFTIQNRSAEMPTRCASVNYCGTQAPIWLRLDDGQRLPEALQQVQLTACSSWSRHHYDEEDDSGPVSEYADCCAMKYPVSVRNCSGYFVYRLQPTEACNMAYCAQLPPASGDQVFTFDRSPEIHASAETLNCSIAFNSSSRHESRKFRFHWIVLSGTGQQTTAQTSAEKPEHYDLLPRQKITAGHQVMCQVEVIVNEPGSPMTLMSNPSVTSAVFTAGIVISPSLDDVVRVYKNGSFVNVTLTMTVPFTCASHISQHDCHLTVQVVQPDDGQSQPVAISQCQLSMDSTARQESQHFLVVPVTDFVRTNSPKRPTVLQLVVSSYGDAWWHGYQLPNITIQVLDVPPVQCYAFTQGHVISVTDSLDKVAQSGRYLLYKNRRQSFEVWTEYQPCYSGRKDALCICSAEVRSSSGDETFLMDRCQSVQPKRTSSNPYQMLGGKRPLPKMSLTGTVPNSRKEKFKVLESRQGKLITVVLEHGGKVRIRTEEWGMSVSVVDAGQEPEELIDTISGLCNPDNSIRFTDSIETKQKSFPISLPDEFCACRPFEDAYLSNAVVNNNLKCDPTLEDCPSTCQQPQSVVEWTTFFNYLDISDQVRLEVDDDTINSFNLIDTPQRDSASVEENDGRIQQHPPAVDLTWSSSKSSSSSGGTNLGRDIHWTVAHGRIRRDASIKLGGGLDSWNDEEEVTLYCSNFLVNSTVALECGQYLVGNFIMKAIQICVEDVSRNEDPTWAQESLGLLEDQCEVEATYRRASDWPRNLLGRPVIPPVIVEALNCPNRCSHQGVCLPYGCVCQPGFYGSDCSLMDDTPPRVEKIGSGDGLCDLRASDCRKIEIFGSGFIDSSRLNCQIQPGRYDGSSWQRSSYNNRSIPSSAQFIDHDRIICHLLVSGSNRRYVLDDVSEELHLEIRVSNDGLRYSAPSSKLTVYHSGCRSCPAKKDSWPLCGDREDVCYLDNSCYPDGEVNPHNACQSCDLDHPQSWSINPNNQPPVVSNRLKTTAYDGQMLEYVIHATDIDPLHFRLVDPLSDAQVTKEGVFRWKAVSNALSPFNHETFALTVSDQCNHPVHFHLHVDVLPCPCLNGGACRNPPDDFITSNQIDPTYRCQCREGFTGPDCGIRIDFCDPNPCRDGLCLNEVDGYVCDCLPGFKGPHCDQTDDSAIENDLSPVFSKPNETSIKQDGCTIPCRNGGKCLRRNRCLCPEGFVGRQCQWNAPTCHPSCLNGGHCSRRKVCSCKKGWTGTRCETAICALPCLNGGICSSPGKCTCPDDYQGSRCQKAVCKPKCRRGGKCIGPGICLCRAGFAGSNCELRLSSSSGENKRRNRKKTNSVGKAKAIFLET
- the LOC124315102 gene encoding von Willebrand factor D and EGF domain-containing protein-like isoform X2 yields the protein MPTRCASVNYCGTQAPIWLRLDDGQRLPEALQQVQLTACSSWSRHHYDEEDDSGPVSEYADCCAMKYPVSVRNCSGYFVYRLQPTEACNMAYCAQLPPASGDQVFTFDRSPEIHASAETLNCSIAFNSSSRHESRKFRFHWIVLSGTGQQTTAQTSAEKPEHYDLLPRQKITAGHQVMCQVEVIVNEPGSPMTLMSNPSVTSAVFTAGIVISPSLDDVVRVYKNGSFVNVTLTMTVPFTCASHISQHDCHLTVQVVQPDDGQSQPVAISQCQLSMDSTARQESQHFLVVPVTDFVRTNSPKRPTVLQLVVSSYGDAWWHGYQLPNITIQVLDVPPVQCYAFTQGHVISVTDSLDKVAQSGRYLLYKNRRQSFEVWTEYQPCYSGRKDALCICSAEVRSSSGDETFLMDRCQSVQPKRTSSNPYQMLGGKRPLPKMSLTGTVPNSRKEKFKVLESRQGKLITVVLEHGGKVRIRTEEWGMSVSVVDAGQEPEELIDTISGLCNPDNSIRFTDSIETKQKSFPISLPDEFCACRPFEDAYLSNAVVNNNLKCDPTLEDCPSTCQQPQSVVEWTTFFNYLDISDQVRLEVDDDTINSFNLIDTPQRDSASVEENDGRIQQHPPAVDLTWSSSKSSSSSGGTNLGRDIHWTVAHGRIRRDASIKLGGGLDSWNDEEEVTLYCSNFLVNSTVALECGQYLVGNFIMKAIQICVEDVSRNEDPTWAQESLGLLEDQCEVEATYRRASDWPRNLLGRPVIPPVIVEALNCPNRCSHQGVCLPYGCVCQPGFYGSDCSLMDDTPPRVEKIGSGDGLCDLRASDCRKIEIFGSGFIDSSRLNCQIQPGRYDGSSWQRSSYNNRSIPSSAQFIDHDRIICHLLVSGSNRRYVLDDVSEELHLEIRVSNDGLRYSAPSSKLTVYHSGCRSCPAKKDSWPLCGDREDVCYLDNSCYPDGEVNPHNACQSCDLDHPQSWSINPNNQPPVVSNRLKTTAYDGQMLEYVIHATDIDPLHFRLVDPLSDAQVTKEGVFRWKAVSNALSPFNHETFALTVSDQCNHPVHFHLHVDVLPCPCLNGGACRNPPDDFITSNQIDPTYRCQCREGFTGPDCGIRIDFCDPNPCRDGLCLNEVDGYVCDCLPGFKGPHCDQTDDSAIENDLSPVFSKPNETSIKQDGCTIPCRNGGKCLRRNRCLCPEGFVGRQCQWNAPTCHPSCLNGGHCSRRKVCSCKKGWTGTRCETAICALPCLNGGICSSPGKCTCPDDYQGSRCQKAVCKPKCRRGGKCIGPGICLCRAGFAGSNCELRLSSSSGENKRRNRKKTNSVGKAKAIFLET